Proteins encoded together in one Terriglobus saanensis SP1PR4 window:
- a CDS encoding cytochrome c oxidase subunit 3: protein MLVTTTKPVEIEHDPRDPADRGPGKTGGGDAGEGGRRPPEIPKYTGGGGDGDDWSKRPAGHRGPRESLQRHRFGLFSALIGDLMFFVAIVGAFLVRRSSFHIDAYNSVVTDWRAIQVPSILWLNTIVLALSSVTVEMARRGMFVERGVMEEWLGIGRPVTRRVMPWLLATLVLGSGFVAGQVVAWRQLAAQHIFYATSPAMHFFYLITGVHALHLAVGLAALIVAVVGMRFIPKFGARQVLVDCTAWYWHAMGVLWIFLFVLLEYCQ from the coding sequence ATGCTGGTGACGACGACCAAGCCCGTAGAAATTGAACACGATCCTCGCGATCCTGCGGACCGTGGGCCCGGAAAAACGGGCGGCGGCGATGCGGGCGAGGGTGGACGGCGACCTCCTGAAATTCCTAAGTACACGGGCGGCGGTGGTGATGGGGATGACTGGAGCAAGCGCCCTGCAGGCCATCGTGGGCCGCGTGAAAGTCTTCAGCGACACAGGTTTGGGCTCTTCTCCGCTCTGATTGGCGACCTGATGTTCTTCGTCGCCATCGTGGGCGCGTTCCTGGTGCGACGGTCCAGCTTCCACATCGATGCCTACAACAGTGTGGTGACAGACTGGCGCGCGATCCAGGTACCTTCGATTCTCTGGCTCAATACCATCGTTCTGGCCTTGAGTTCCGTCACTGTGGAGATGGCGCGTCGCGGCATGTTTGTGGAGCGCGGCGTCATGGAAGAGTGGCTGGGCATCGGTCGTCCCGTCACAAGGCGCGTCATGCCCTGGTTGCTGGCTACGCTGGTTCTTGGAAGTGGCTTTGTTGCGGGACAGGTCGTCGCATGGCGACAACTCGCGGCACAGCATATCTTCTACGCCACCAGCCCGGCAATGCACTTCTTCTACCTGATCACCGGCGTTCACGCCCTGCATCTGGCGGTCGGCCTGGCGGCCCTGATCGTCGCTGTCGTCGGGATGCGGTTTATCCCGAAGTTCGGTGCGCGGCAGGTCCTGGTGGACTGCACGGCATGGTACTGGCATGCCATGGGCGTGCTTTGGATCTTCCTGTTTGTGCTCCTGGAGTATTGCCAGTGA